The Cellulomonas wangleii genome includes a region encoding these proteins:
- a CDS encoding MFS transporter, translating into MTSQLAPTRAESLTRAPAARTSLPAAGGLPFLVTALVGRIPSSMIQLGLLMFVASSGLGVGLGGATVAALGIGTAVGAPLVGRSVDRWGPLPVVAVATAVQVAGLLAVLAVTSRDVGTWALLLCAAVVGAANPQVGSIARSRWSHLARRDGRLDLVRRALGYEVAADELGFVIGPVAAGLLVALLGPVPALWVLVGFAVVGQGAFAAYLWTDRAIWPRRTAPVAGTEHDGARLDLRPLVAPMLAALAVGAAFGSTQTGLTAVNAARGTEELTGVVYACAGIGSAIASLFLSRLVGRGSLAARVAVGGVAVLVGAVGLATLPGAWGAAACALVLGVGAGTLLVSGYARAERVAPPRLVASTMSLLATALVLGLSAGAAASGALAGSLAHAFWPAAVAGLLGICAAAGLRTGGR; encoded by the coding sequence TTGACGTCCCAGCTCGCGCCCACGCGCGCGGAGTCCCTCACGCGCGCGCCCGCCGCCCGCACCTCGCTGCCCGCCGCCGGCGGCCTGCCCTTCCTCGTGACCGCCCTCGTCGGGCGGATCCCCTCGTCGATGATCCAGCTGGGTCTGCTGATGTTCGTGGCCTCCTCCGGTCTCGGCGTCGGGCTCGGCGGTGCGACGGTCGCGGCCCTCGGCATCGGCACGGCCGTCGGTGCCCCGCTCGTCGGGCGCAGCGTCGACCGGTGGGGGCCGCTCCCTGTCGTCGCGGTCGCGACGGCGGTGCAGGTGGCCGGCCTGCTGGCGGTGCTCGCCGTCACCTCGCGGGACGTCGGCACGTGGGCGCTGCTGCTGTGCGCGGCGGTGGTCGGTGCTGCGAACCCGCAGGTCGGGTCCATCGCGCGCTCGCGGTGGTCGCACCTGGCGCGGCGCGACGGACGCCTCGACCTCGTCCGCCGCGCGCTGGGGTACGAGGTGGCCGCCGACGAGCTCGGGTTCGTCATCGGGCCCGTGGCCGCCGGCCTGCTCGTGGCGCTGCTGGGGCCGGTGCCCGCGCTGTGGGTCCTGGTCGGGTTCGCCGTCGTGGGGCAGGGTGCCTTCGCGGCGTACCTGTGGACCGACCGGGCCATCTGGCCCCGCCGCACCGCACCGGTCGCGGGTACCGAGCACGACGGCGCGCGGCTCGACCTGCGTCCGCTCGTCGCGCCGATGCTCGCCGCCCTGGCGGTCGGCGCCGCGTTCGGCTCGACGCAGACCGGGCTCACGGCCGTGAACGCCGCGCGCGGCACCGAGGAGCTGACCGGTGTGGTCTACGCCTGCGCCGGGATCGGCAGCGCGATCGCGAGCCTGTTCCTCTCGCGGCTGGTCGGTCGCGGGAGCCTCGCGGCGCGGGTGGCCGTCGGTGGTGTCGCGGTGCTGGTCGGTGCCGTGGGCCTGGCCACGCTCCCTGGCGCGTGGGGTGCGGCGGCGTGCGCGCTCGTCCTCGGCGTCGGCGCGGGGACGTTGCTGGTCAGCGGCTACGCGCGTGCCGAGCGCGTCGCGCCGCCGCGGCTGGTCGCGTCGACGATGTCGCTGCTGGCCACGGCGCTCGTGCTGGGACTCTCCGCGGGGGCGGCGGCGAGCGGTGCGCTCGCGGGGTCCCTGGCGCACGCCTTCTGGCCGGCGGCCGTGGCGGGCCTGCTCGGCATCTGCGCCGCGGCAGGGCTGCGCACGGGCGGTCGGTGA
- a CDS encoding serine hydrolase domain-containing protein, translating into MPSRRALLPRSTPAATGVDSRAVAAMFDDLEARDVECHSLMVVRHGHVVAEGWWAPYSADRPHLLYSATKSFTSVAVGLAVADGLLALDDRVVDVLPDHVPHDVPDQGRRLTVHHLLSMTTGHATDTLEDAWGLEPGDLVKGFLRVPFAAPEGTRHVYDNATTFVLARMVERVTGRGLPELLDERLFRPMGIEHAEWDRVGSGAAFGFHGLHLTTEALAAFGELLLRGGRWGDQQLVPREWVELATRQHVPTAHVEGSVEGADAWCGYGYQFWMSRHGYRAHGAYGQRCVVVPSHDLVVAVTGATEPQDVLDAIWEHLLPGLDGPTSARDDEALADRMRRLSLPTVPGSAPAGRAVTARVVAPDADSPLADGTSVVVHPTGDGWVVRLGPSIEVAVGHAAWRESTPLGRPVVASGAWQGDTFVADLVVVTTPHRVRLVVDAGSGTAVATWSTPPLTTPDLALHLRSPLMTRPRHA; encoded by the coding sequence ATGCCGTCCCGACGCGCACTCCTGCCCCGGTCGACGCCCGCCGCGACCGGGGTCGACTCCCGCGCCGTCGCGGCGATGTTCGACGACCTCGAGGCGCGCGACGTCGAGTGCCACTCCCTCATGGTGGTGCGCCACGGCCACGTCGTCGCCGAGGGGTGGTGGGCGCCCTACTCCGCGGACCGGCCGCACCTGCTCTACTCGGCCACCAAGTCCTTCACGTCGGTCGCGGTCGGGCTCGCGGTCGCCGACGGCCTGCTTGCGCTGGACGACCGGGTGGTGGACGTCCTGCCCGACCACGTGCCGCACGACGTCCCCGACCAGGGCCGCCGCCTGACGGTGCACCACCTGCTCTCGATGACGACCGGGCACGCCACGGACACCCTCGAGGACGCGTGGGGCCTGGAGCCCGGCGACCTGGTGAAGGGGTTCCTGCGCGTGCCGTTCGCCGCGCCCGAGGGGACGCGCCACGTCTACGACAACGCCACGACGTTCGTCCTCGCGCGGATGGTCGAGCGCGTGACCGGGCGCGGCCTGCCCGAGCTGCTCGACGAGCGCCTGTTCCGCCCGATGGGCATCGAGCACGCCGAGTGGGACCGCGTCGGCAGCGGGGCCGCCTTCGGGTTCCACGGTCTGCACCTGACCACCGAGGCGCTCGCCGCGTTCGGCGAGCTGCTGCTGCGCGGCGGCCGGTGGGGTGACCAGCAGCTCGTCCCCCGGGAGTGGGTGGAGCTGGCCACGCGGCAGCACGTCCCGACCGCGCACGTCGAGGGGTCGGTGGAGGGCGCCGACGCCTGGTGCGGGTACGGCTACCAGTTCTGGATGTCCCGTCACGGGTACCGGGCGCACGGGGCGTACGGCCAGCGGTGCGTCGTCGTCCCGTCGCACGACCTCGTCGTGGCCGTGACCGGGGCCACCGAGCCGCAGGACGTGCTGGACGCGATCTGGGAGCACCTGCTGCCCGGCCTGGACGGTCCGACGAGCGCGCGCGACGACGAGGCGCTCGCCGACCGGATGCGGCGGCTGTCGCTGCCGACGGTGCCGGGGTCGGCGCCCGCGGGGCGCGCGGTGACGGCCCGCGTCGTCGCGCCGGACGCCGACTCCCCGCTGGCCGACGGGACCTCCGTGGTCGTCCACCCGACCGGCGACGGCTGGGTCGTGCGGCTCGGACCCTCGATCGAGGTCGCGGTCGGGCACGCCGCGTGGCGGGAGAGCACGCCGCTCGGCCGGCCCGTCGTCGCGTCGGGAGCCTGGCAGGGCGACACCTTCGTCGCCGACCTGGTCGTCGTCACCACCCCGCACCGGGTCCGCCTGGTCGTCGACGCGGGCTCCGGCACCGCCGTCGCGACGTGGAGCACCCCACCCCTGACGACACCGGACCTGGCGCTGCACCTGCGCTCGCCGCTCATGACCCGTCCCCGTCACGCGTAG
- a CDS encoding VOC family protein — protein sequence MTSDAIRLSAVTLNAPDALALARFYAEITGGRVQGRAEWARVSGPGGDIEFQQVADLRPPTWPEGDTPMHIHLDFHVEDLAATEARVLAAGATRFDTQPNADHCLVYADPAGHPFCLSLWDWPQIVERLGVQADAPHPSA from the coding sequence ATGACGTCCGACGCGATCCGCCTGAGCGCCGTCACGCTGAACGCCCCCGACGCCCTCGCGCTGGCCCGCTTCTACGCGGAGATCACCGGAGGCCGGGTCCAGGGCCGGGCCGAGTGGGCCCGGGTCTCGGGCCCCGGCGGGGACATCGAGTTCCAGCAGGTCGCGGACCTGCGCCCACCCACCTGGCCCGAGGGCGACACCCCGATGCACATCCACCTGGACTTCCACGTCGAGGACCTCGCCGCCACCGAGGCCCGGGTGCTCGCGGCCGGCGCGACCCGCTTCGACACCCAGCCCAACGCCGACCACTGCCTGGTCTACGCCGACCCGGCGGGGCACCCGTTCTGCCTGTCGCTGTGGGACTGGCCGCAGATCGTCGAGCGCCTGGGGGTGCAGGCAGACGCCCCGCACCCCTCGGCGTGA
- a CDS encoding endo-1,4-beta-xylanase, translated as MAASRASRAARGPARPVLAGALAGLLALAALGPAQPAVAAAEPTLPPAGRTFEHYPPMKDVYADHFSFGIFGAGEIEGLLYNYASYTPGNEMKPESTQRDKGVFTYDAAEAAFARYTSRNPDLDLYGHTLAWHSQTPTWMWDAPPARFDQPGTFDRTVALDNLNTHIENVLGHFGSRLVAIDVVNEAVGTADPADWRASLAKGEGWYQALGADWVELAFVKAAEVVDAHGWDVKLTYNDFGLDSPAKARVVFEMVKEINERHAGTRPGGKPLIEVIGMQGHYNLATDVAAVEQNIELFATLGNVEVHVTEMDIALPPGELTPENENNQGMKYAELFQVYRDHAAGPGNTTDNPKVVAAVKLAGVRDVRTGWKGGEFAMPYDYDGNAKLALLGILYPDEFLATHDYIDTSGGEEPAPVPGVHVFDTSAGDSWSGANIVLGDDASAWPWSTTDDGEVAFRPEPGATYRIAVNYTAKGTTAIRVRWLKDNSNGGYTTADGALVNAHPYAADQVATQLPAYFNSGMVNMGSYTLVSEITLDGSQPADGLIGNIGVRGGGGGNAFSINTITVEEVTDAGDELLVSWPQGIAEPEPEPSVPPATTLSYQGTNWVTVTLDAQVTAPATLARTEYRVDGGAWTAYDGPFRLKRADRQTLGYRSVDSTGAVEEERCVTFGPGGGRVDVVVAPDEVCGT; from the coding sequence GTGGCCGCGTCACGGGCCTCCCGCGCCGCGAGGGGCCCGGCCCGGCCCGTCCTCGCCGGCGCCCTCGCGGGACTGCTCGCGCTCGCGGCGCTGGGCCCGGCCCAGCCGGCGGTCGCGGCCGCCGAGCCGACCCTGCCCCCGGCGGGCCGGACCTTCGAGCACTACCCGCCGATGAAGGACGTCTACGCGGACCACTTCTCGTTCGGCATCTTCGGCGCCGGTGAGATCGAGGGCCTGCTGTACAACTACGCCTCCTACACCCCGGGCAACGAGATGAAGCCCGAGAGCACGCAGCGCGACAAGGGCGTGTTCACGTACGACGCGGCCGAGGCGGCGTTCGCCCGCTACACGTCGCGCAACCCCGACCTCGACCTCTACGGCCACACCCTGGCGTGGCACTCCCAGACGCCCACGTGGATGTGGGACGCGCCGCCGGCCCGGTTCGACCAGCCGGGCACGTTCGACCGCACGGTGGCGCTGGACAACCTGAACACCCACATCGAGAACGTCCTCGGGCACTTCGGCAGCCGGCTGGTCGCGATCGACGTGGTCAACGAGGCCGTCGGCACCGCGGACCCCGCCGACTGGCGCGCCTCGCTGGCCAAGGGCGAGGGCTGGTACCAGGCGCTGGGCGCCGACTGGGTGGAGCTCGCGTTCGTCAAGGCGGCCGAGGTCGTCGACGCCCACGGCTGGGACGTGAAGCTCACGTACAACGACTTCGGCCTGGACTCCCCGGCGAAGGCGCGCGTGGTCTTCGAGATGGTCAAGGAGATCAACGAGCGCCACGCGGGGACCCGTCCGGGCGGCAAGCCGCTCATCGAGGTCATCGGCATGCAGGGGCACTACAACCTGGCGACCGACGTGGCGGCCGTCGAGCAGAACATCGAGCTGTTCGCGACGCTGGGGAACGTCGAGGTCCACGTCACGGAGATGGACATCGCCCTGCCGCCGGGCGAGCTGACGCCCGAGAACGAGAACAACCAGGGCATGAAGTACGCCGAGCTGTTCCAGGTGTACCGGGACCACGCCGCCGGCCCGGGCAACACGACGGACAACCCGAAGGTCGTCGCCGCCGTGAAGCTGGCGGGCGTCCGTGACGTGCGCACCGGCTGGAAGGGCGGCGAGTTCGCCATGCCCTACGACTACGACGGCAACGCCAAGCTCGCGCTGCTCGGCATCCTGTACCCGGACGAGTTCCTGGCGACCCACGACTACATCGACACGTCCGGCGGCGAGGAGCCGGCACCCGTGCCCGGCGTGCACGTGTTCGACACGTCGGCCGGCGACTCGTGGAGCGGCGCGAACATCGTTCTGGGCGACGACGCCTCTGCGTGGCCCTGGTCCACCACCGACGACGGCGAGGTGGCCTTCCGTCCCGAGCCCGGCGCCACGTACCGCATCGCCGTGAACTACACGGCCAAGGGCACCACGGCGATCCGCGTGCGGTGGCTGAAGGACAACAGCAACGGCGGCTACACGACGGCCGACGGCGCGCTGGTCAACGCCCACCCGTACGCGGCCGACCAGGTCGCCACGCAGCTGCCCGCGTACTTCAACAGCGGCATGGTCAACATGGGCAGCTACACGCTGGTCAGCGAGATCACCCTCGACGGGTCGCAGCCGGCCGACGGCCTGATCGGCAACATCGGCGTCCGTGGCGGCGGGGGCGGGAACGCCTTCTCGATCAACACGATCACCGTCGAGGAGGTCACCGACGCCGGCGACGAGCTGCTGGTGAGCTGGCCGCAGGGGATCGCCGAGCCCGAGCCCGAGCCGTCCGTGCCGCCCGCGACGACGCTGTCCTACCAGGGCACCAACTGGGTCACCGTGACGCTCGACGCCCAGGTCACGGCACCCGCCACCCTCGCCCGCACCGAGTACCGGGTCGACGGCGGTGCGTGGACCGCCTACGACGGTCCGTTCCGGCTCAAGCGCGCCGACCGGCAGACGCTCGGCTACCGCAGCGTGGACTCGACGGGCGCGGTCGAGGAGGAGCGGTGCGTGACCTTCGGACCCGGTGGTGGGCGGGTCGACGTCGTCGTCGCGCCGGACGAGGTCTGCGGCACCTGA
- a CDS encoding SRPBCC domain-containing protein encodes MTRTAIMRAIDATTGAIRVEDVYDTDIDDLWQACTVPERLARWMAQVSGNLQPGGVLRVTFTSSWAGMARVELCDAPHHLLLSTSSPDGGADGRLEAWLTAEGDRTRLVVEERGLPLGNLHAHGAGWQTHLEDLGRALALDASAHPEGWSATRPAPRWERRWAELAPTYQAMGVS; translated from the coding sequence ATGACCAGGACCGCGATCATGCGCGCGATCGACGCCACGACCGGGGCGATCCGCGTCGAGGACGTCTACGACACCGACATCGACGACCTGTGGCAGGCGTGCACGGTGCCCGAGCGGCTCGCCCGGTGGATGGCGCAGGTCTCCGGCAACCTGCAGCCCGGCGGCGTCCTCCGGGTGACGTTCACCAGCTCCTGGGCCGGCATGGCACGCGTCGAGCTCTGCGACGCGCCCCACCACCTGCTCCTGAGCACCTCCTCCCCCGACGGCGGCGCCGACGGCCGGCTCGAGGCGTGGCTGACCGCCGAGGGCGACCGCACGCGCCTCGTCGTCGAGGAGCGCGGGCTGCCGCTGGGGAACCTGCACGCCCACGGCGCCGGCTGGCAGACCCACCTCGAGGACCTCGGACGCGCACTCGCCCTCGACGCGTCAGCCCACCCCGAGGGGTGGTCCGCCACCCGGCCCGCGCCCCGGTGGGAACGCCGGTGGGCGGAGCTGGCGCCGACGTACCAGGCCATGGGCGTGTCATGA
- a CDS encoding glycoside hydrolase family 9 protein encodes MPPITRERARRGGRLSGLAATAARTVAVVAALTVVGGTAPAAVAAPDPGTPVKVNQVAYVPGVAKVATLVSASTAPVAWTLRDAAGRTVAEGTSTVKGADALSGDRTHLIDFSSYDTPGTGYVLSAGGSSSLPFDISADPLKKLRYDALAFFYHQRSGIAIEAQYVGSTYARAAGHLGVAPNQGDTSVPCRQSCGYSLDVRGGWYDAGDQGKYVVNGGIATWQLQNAYERTLHVEGADRAALGDGTLAIPERSNGVPDVLDEARWEVDFLLRMQVPTGRTDAGMVHHKMHDENWTGIPTIPSQDAQRRILAPVSTAATLNMAAVAAQAARLWEPYDATFAAKALSAARTAYAAAKANPNRIASATDGTGGGAYGDTSVTDEFYWAAAELYATTGESSYRSDVTGSSFSKGASFAQRGYDWGWTGGLGDTTLALVPTGLPAADVAATRSAIVSFADAALSRLANQAYPAPNNAGSVYYWGSNGQVANNANALALAYDFTGQAKYRTAVYGALDYFQGRNPLNQSYVAGYGEKAVRNVHHRFWANQNDASLPIAPPGSFSGGPNSELQDPVAAAELAGCAAQECFVDDIEAYSVNEVAINWNSALAWLTAWAAEQAGEVTPADTTAPSTPGTPVASAVADTSVTLTWAASTDAESGVAGYDVLDAAGAVVATSTTTSATVSGLTADTAYTFTVRARNGAGLASTSAPLTVRTTGGGTPVDAPPSTPGTPAAFNVTATGMTLVWAASTDDVRVAGYDVLQVEGAAQTVVATSTTPSVTIDGLAADGVYTFVVRARDSAGQLSGVSAPVTVDTSPRISPTPTPPPTTAACTVTYTASSWGSGFTAAVTVTNTGSTAWSSWQLGFTFPGDQKVTQGWSATWSQTGVTVTATNAAWNGSLAAGGSTSIGFNGSYSGTNAAPTGFTVNGAACS; translated from the coding sequence ATGCCACCGATCACCCGCGAGCGCGCCCGACGCGGTGGCCGGCTCTCCGGTCTCGCGGCCACCGCCGCGCGCACCGTCGCCGTCGTCGCCGCCCTGACCGTCGTGGGCGGCACCGCGCCCGCGGCCGTGGCCGCCCCCGACCCGGGCACGCCGGTCAAGGTCAACCAGGTCGCGTACGTGCCCGGCGTCGCCAAGGTCGCGACGCTCGTGAGCGCGTCGACGGCGCCGGTCGCCTGGACGCTGCGGGACGCCGCAGGCCGCACGGTGGCCGAGGGGACGTCGACGGTCAAGGGTGCCGACGCCCTGTCCGGCGACCGCACGCACCTCATCGACTTCTCGTCGTACGACACCCCGGGCACGGGGTACGTCCTGTCCGCGGGCGGCTCGAGCAGCCTGCCGTTCGACATCTCCGCCGACCCCCTGAAGAAGCTGCGGTACGACGCGCTCGCGTTCTTCTACCACCAGCGCTCGGGCATCGCGATCGAGGCCCAGTACGTCGGCAGCACGTACGCGCGCGCGGCCGGCCACCTGGGTGTCGCACCCAACCAGGGCGACACCAGCGTGCCGTGCCGGCAGTCGTGCGGGTACAGCCTGGACGTGCGCGGCGGGTGGTACGACGCGGGTGACCAGGGCAAGTACGTCGTCAACGGCGGCATCGCGACGTGGCAGCTGCAGAACGCGTACGAGCGGACGCTGCACGTCGAGGGTGCGGACCGCGCGGCCCTCGGCGACGGCACCCTCGCGATCCCGGAGCGCTCCAACGGCGTGCCGGACGTCCTCGACGAGGCGCGGTGGGAGGTCGACTTCCTGCTGCGGATGCAGGTGCCGACCGGCCGCACCGACGCCGGCATGGTGCACCACAAGATGCACGACGAGAACTGGACGGGGATCCCGACGATCCCGTCGCAGGACGCCCAGCGGCGCATCCTCGCGCCGGTCAGCACGGCCGCGACCCTCAACATGGCGGCCGTCGCCGCCCAGGCCGCGCGCCTGTGGGAGCCGTACGACGCGACGTTCGCCGCGAAGGCGCTCAGCGCCGCACGCACCGCGTACGCGGCGGCGAAGGCGAACCCCAACCGGATCGCGTCGGCCACCGACGGCACCGGCGGCGGCGCCTACGGGGACACGTCCGTGACCGACGAGTTCTACTGGGCGGCCGCCGAGCTGTACGCGACGACGGGCGAGTCGAGCTACCGGTCCGACGTCACCGGCTCGTCGTTCTCCAAGGGTGCGAGCTTCGCGCAGCGCGGCTACGACTGGGGCTGGACGGGCGGCCTGGGTGACACGACGCTCGCCCTGGTGCCGACCGGCCTGCCCGCGGCGGACGTCGCCGCGACGCGCTCCGCGATCGTGTCGTTCGCGGACGCCGCGCTCTCGCGCCTGGCGAACCAGGCGTACCCGGCCCCGAACAACGCCGGGAGCGTCTACTACTGGGGCTCGAACGGTCAGGTCGCGAACAACGCGAACGCGCTCGCGCTGGCGTACGACTTCACGGGCCAGGCGAAGTACCGGACCGCCGTGTACGGCGCGCTCGACTACTTCCAGGGCCGCAACCCGCTCAACCAGTCGTACGTCGCGGGCTACGGCGAGAAGGCCGTGCGCAACGTGCACCACCGGTTCTGGGCGAACCAGAACGACGCGTCCCTGCCGATCGCCCCGCCCGGGTCGTTCTCCGGCGGCCCCAACAGCGAGCTGCAGGACCCGGTCGCCGCTGCCGAGCTCGCCGGCTGCGCCGCGCAGGAGTGCTTCGTCGACGACATCGAGGCGTATTCGGTCAACGAGGTGGCGATCAACTGGAACTCGGCGCTCGCGTGGCTCACCGCGTGGGCGGCCGAGCAGGCGGGTGAGGTGACGCCCGCCGACACCACCGCACCCAGCACCCCCGGCACCCCGGTCGCGAGCGCCGTCGCGGACACGTCGGTGACGCTGACGTGGGCCGCGTCGACCGACGCGGAGAGCGGGGTCGCGGGCTACGACGTGCTCGACGCCGCCGGGGCGGTCGTCGCGACGTCGACCACCACGAGCGCGACGGTCTCCGGGCTGACGGCCGACACGGCGTACACGTTCACGGTCCGCGCCCGCAACGGCGCCGGTCTGGCGTCGACGTCGGCACCCCTGACCGTCCGCACCACGGGCGGCGGGACCCCCGTGGACGCCCCGCCGTCGACGCCGGGCACGCCCGCCGCGTTCAACGTGACGGCGACCGGGATGACGCTCGTGTGGGCCGCGTCGACCGACGACGTCCGCGTCGCCGGGTACGACGTGCTCCAGGTCGAGGGTGCCGCACAGACGGTCGTCGCCACGTCGACCACCCCGTCCGTCACCATCGACGGGCTCGCGGCGGACGGCGTGTACACGTTCGTCGTGCGCGCCCGGGACTCCGCCGGTCAGCTCTCCGGTGTCTCCGCACCGGTCACGGTCGACACGTCGCCCCGCATCAGCCCGACGCCGACGCCGCCGCCGACCACTGCAGCCTGCACGGTCACCTACACGGCCAGCTCGTGGGGCTCGGGCTTCACGGCCGCGGTCACGGTGACCAACACGGGCTCGACCGCGTGGTCGTCGTGGCAGCTCGGCTTCACGTTCCCGGGCGACCAGAAGGTCACCCAGGGCTGGAGCGCGACGTGGAGCCAGACGGGGGTGACGGTCACCGCGACCAACGCCGCCTGGAACGGGTCGCTCGCCGCGGGCGGGTCGACGAGCATCGGGTTCAACGGCTCGTACAGCGGCACCAACGCCGCACCCACCGGGTTCACCGTCAACGGGGCAGCCTGCTCCTGA
- a CDS encoding ArsR/SmtB family transcription factor, whose protein sequence is MDAVLHALADPSRRTVLEILRDHDATAGELAEALPIARPGVSRHLRVLRDAGLVEARQEAQRRIYRLRPEALIEVDDWLDDYRALWTNRLDALHTEIRRGKART, encoded by the coding sequence GTGGATGCCGTCCTGCACGCACTCGCCGACCCGAGCCGACGCACCGTGCTCGAGATCCTGCGCGACCACGACGCCACCGCGGGCGAGCTCGCCGAGGCGCTGCCCATCGCCCGGCCCGGCGTGTCACGTCACCTGCGGGTGCTGCGGGACGCCGGGCTGGTCGAGGCACGGCAGGAGGCGCAGCGCCGGATCTACCGGCTGCGGCCGGAGGCGTTGATCGAGGTCGACGACTGGCTCGACGACTACCGCGCGCTGTGGACCAACCGGCTCGACGCGCTGCACACCGAGATCCGCCGAGGGAAGGCCAGGACATGA
- a CDS encoding cellulase family glycosylhydrolase, with product MTTAPWHARLRRRVTPVAVALVALLAGGTATAGTAQGAAGCRVDWTVTSQWPGGFTADVTVANLGDALDGWRLAWTFPSGQRVTQAWNATTTATGDQVVATNAPYNAALATGRSVSFGFLGSWAGSNPAPTAFTLNGVPCTGQVGTSPTPTLDPSPSPTVAPTPTTPSPTPTTSPRPSPSAQPADAMATVAAMQPGWNLGNTLDAIPDETAWGNPLTTRELLHHVRSEGYNSIRIPVTWTDHVGPAPDHTIDPAWLARVEQIVDWSLDEGFYVMLNLHHDSWQWADDYPTDREAVLTRYRALWDQIAVTFRDRSSRLALESLNEPQFAGVTDEQGDVLVQELNTDFVERVRATGGGNATRLLVLPTLHTSSEQPRLDALAATIDRLDDPNLAATVHFYGWWPFSVNIAGGTRYSTEVEQDLVSSFDRVTDTFVERGVPVVIGEWALLAWDHTRPGIIERGEFLKYLEAVGHHARTRGLTTMVWDAGQFLDRNALTWRDEGVHAMMRASWTQRSGTASSDELYLPGGGPVTARSLTLNPNGTTFQGLWHDGTELVRGTDYTLDGERLTLSAPALTRLAGERRYGVAATLEVRFSQGVPWEIHVVTADTPVLAAATGTTASFAIPAELRGDRLATMEARYADGSNAGPPSWTSYKEFWSSFRPDPATGTILLTPEFFAEVHDGTVTLTFHFWSGAQVTYTVTRTGTSVVGTPS from the coding sequence GTGACCACTGCTCCCTGGCACGCACGCCTGCGTCGCCGCGTCACCCCGGTCGCCGTCGCCCTGGTCGCGCTGCTGGCCGGCGGGACGGCGACGGCGGGCACAGCGCAGGGCGCTGCCGGGTGCCGCGTCGACTGGACCGTGACGTCGCAGTGGCCGGGCGGGTTCACCGCCGACGTCACCGTGGCCAACCTCGGCGACGCCCTGGACGGCTGGCGCCTGGCATGGACGTTCCCGTCGGGCCAGCGCGTGACCCAGGCCTGGAACGCGACCACCACGGCGACCGGGGACCAGGTCGTCGCGACGAACGCGCCGTACAACGCCGCCCTCGCGACCGGCCGGTCCGTGTCGTTCGGGTTCCTCGGCTCCTGGGCCGGCAGCAACCCGGCGCCCACGGCGTTCACGCTGAACGGCGTCCCCTGCACGGGTCAGGTCGGCACGTCGCCCACGCCGACCCTCGACCCCTCGCCGTCGCCCACCGTCGCACCGACGCCCACCACGCCGTCACCCACGCCGACGACGTCGCCGCGTCCGAGCCCGTCGGCGCAGCCCGCCGACGCGATGGCGACCGTCGCCGCCATGCAGCCCGGCTGGAACCTCGGCAACACCCTCGACGCGATCCCGGACGAGACCGCCTGGGGCAACCCGCTGACGACGCGCGAGCTGCTGCACCACGTCCGCTCGGAGGGGTACAACAGCATCCGCATCCCCGTGACGTGGACCGACCACGTCGGCCCGGCGCCCGACCACACGATCGACCCGGCGTGGCTCGCACGGGTCGAGCAGATCGTGGACTGGTCCCTCGACGAGGGCTTCTACGTGATGCTCAACCTGCACCACGACTCCTGGCAGTGGGCCGACGACTACCCGACGGACCGCGAGGCCGTCCTCACCCGGTACCGCGCGCTGTGGGACCAGATCGCCGTGACGTTCCGCGACCGCTCCTCGCGGCTCGCCCTCGAGAGCCTCAACGAGCCCCAGTTCGCCGGCGTCACGGACGAGCAGGGCGACGTCCTCGTCCAGGAGCTCAACACCGACTTCGTCGAGCGGGTGCGGGCGACCGGTGGCGGCAACGCCACCCGGCTGCTGGTGCTGCCGACCCTCCACACGAGCAGCGAGCAGCCCCGGCTCGACGCGCTGGCCGCCACGATCGACCGGCTCGACGACCCGAACCTCGCCGCGACCGTGCACTTCTACGGGTGGTGGCCGTTCAGCGTGAACATCGCCGGCGGCACCCGCTACAGCACCGAGGTCGAGCAGGACCTGGTCAGCTCGTTCGACCGGGTGACCGACACGTTCGTCGAGCGCGGGGTCCCGGTCGTGATCGGCGAGTGGGCCCTGCTGGCGTGGGACCACACACGCCCCGGGATCATCGAGCGCGGCGAGTTCCTCAAGTACCTGGAGGCCGTCGGGCACCACGCCCGGACCCGCGGGCTGACGACGATGGTGTGGGACGCCGGGCAGTTCCTCGACCGCAACGCGCTGACCTGGCGTGACGAGGGCGTGCACGCCATGATGCGCGCGAGCTGGACGCAGCGGTCCGGGACGGCGTCGTCGGACGAGCTGTACCTGCCGGGCGGCGGCCCGGTCACCGCGAGGTCGCTCACCCTCAACCCGAACGGGACGACGTTCCAGGGGCTCTGGCACGACGGCACCGAGCTGGTGCGCGGCACCGACTACACGCTCGACGGCGAGCGCCTCACCCTGTCGGCCCCCGCGCTGACCCGCCTGGCCGGCGAGCGGCGGTACGGCGTCGCGGCGACGCTCGAGGTGCGCTTCTCCCAGGGCGTGCCGTGGGAGATCCACGTCGTCACCGCCGACACCCCGGTCCTGGCCGCCGCGACGGGCACGACCGCGTCGTTCGCGATCCCGGCGGAGCTCCGCGGGGACCGGCTGGCCACCATGGAGGCCCGCTACGCCGACGGCTCCAACGCCGGGCCGCCGTCGTGGACGTCGTACAAGGAGTTCTGGAGCTCCTTCCGGCCCGACCCCGCGACCGGGACGATCCTGCTGACCCCGGAGTTCTTCGCCGAGGTCCACGACGGCACCGTGACGCTGACGTTCCACTTCTGGAGCGGCGCCCAGGTCACCTACACGGTCACGAGGACCGGGACGTCGGTGGTCGGCACCCCGTCGTGA